From one Flavobacteriales bacterium genomic stretch:
- the purS gene encoding phosphoribosylformylglycinamidine synthase subunit PurS: protein MKKYRASIDVMPHDNLLDPQGKAVSGAMGNLGLPEITGVRIGKHITLHVEAADKKTAEAKVDEACKKLLANQIMERFSFQVEEVGD from the coding sequence ATGAAGAAGTACCGCGCCTCCATCGATGTAATGCCCCACGACAACCTGCTCGACCCGCAAGGCAAGGCCGTTTCCGGCGCCATGGGCAACCTGGGCCTGCCCGAGATCACAGGCGTGCGCATCGGCAAGCACATCACGCTGCACGTTGAAGCCGCCGATAAGAAAACCGCCGAGGCCAAGGTGGACGAGGCGTGCAAGAAGCTCTTGGCAAACCAGATCATGGAGCGCTTCAGTTTCCAAGTCGAAGAGGTTGGGGATTGA